GTACAACCGGCCGGGCCATTACGCTTTTTTCCACGCCGACGACACGCTGCGCGATGAAGCCCTGGGCCTGGAACTGCCTTTGGGCTTGGTATTCGCGTAGAGCGGGAGTAGGAAAATCAACTTTAAGTATAGCTTCAGCAAGCCCGGCCGCCCGATGCGGCCGGGCTTTTTGCGGCCCGCACCGGCGGCTGCGCCGCGCTCTATCTTTGTGTACATAACGGCGGCGTGCTGCTCGCTTTTTCCTTGTTCCGTATGCTTCGTTTATTGCTGCTGCTGGCCATGCTGCTGGGCGGCTGGTTGCCCGCCGCCGCGCAGACCGCCTCAGTTACCGCCGCGCCCATTACCATTGCCGCCGCCGCCGATTTGAAATACGCGCTCGATTCGCTGGTGACGATTTTCAACCGCCAATACTCAGCCGCCAAGGTTACGGTGGTGTACGGCTCGTCGGGCAAGTTTTACGAGCAGCTGCGTCACAATGCGCCGTTCGATATATTCTTCTCGGCCGATAGCGACTACCCCCGGCGCTTGCAGCAGGCGGGCCTCACGGCCGGCGCGCCCCGGCCCTACGCCCTGGGCCGCCTGGTGCTGTGGAGCAAGAAGCTGAACCCCAGTGCAAAAGGCATGAATACGCTGCTCGACCCACAGGTGAAGCATGTCGCCATCGCCAACCCCGCCCACGCGCCCTACGGCCGCCTCGCCGAAGAAGTCCTGCGCCATTATAAGCTCTACAACCAGGTGCAGCCCAAGCTGGTATTGGGTGAAAATATTGGCCAGGCCGCCCAGTACGCCGCCACCGGCGCGGCCGATGCTGGCTTGCTGGCCTACGCCCTGGCCCTCAGCCCCGAGCTGCGCCGGGCGGGCCGGTTTTACCTCATTCCGGCCAGCGCGCACTCGCCCTTGCAGCAAAGCTTCGTGGTGCTGAAGCGCGCCAGCGGCAACACTACGGCCACCGCGTTCGCGGCGTTTATGGCTAGCCCGGCGGCCCGGCAGGCGCTGAAAAAGTACGGGTTTGGGCTGTGAAAAAACCGTCTGCCATTGTGAGCCTGCGAAGCAATCTTTTCTTGTCGTTCACATCGTCGAATTTGCTATCCCTAACGGAAGGAAAAATTGCTTCGCAGGCTCGCAATGACAAACGGCACTGACCATTAATCATTAATTCCTACCCCCTTGCCTTCCGACTACTGGCAAACCCTACGCCTGACGTTGGCGCTGGCGGCCTGCACCACAGTGCTGCTGCTGGGGCTGGGCCTGCCGCTGGCCTACGGGCTGGCGCGCAGCCGCTCGCGCCTCAAGCCGCTGCTGGAAGCCGTGGTAAGCCTGCCGCTGGTGCTGCCGCCCACGGTCATCGGGTTTTACCTGCTACTGGCGTTCAGCGATGACACGGGGGTAGGGCGGTTTTTGATTAACCAGCTGGGGCTGAGTCTGAACTTTACGTTTGCCGGCATCCTGGCGGGGTCGTTGGTGTATAGCCTGCCGTTTATGGTGCAGCCGTTGCAGGCGGGGTTTCAGCAGCTGCCGCGCGCGCTGTCCGAGGCGGCGGCCACACTGGGCAAGTCGCGCCTCACTACCCTCTGGCGGGTACTGTTGCCCAATATGCGGCCTGCGCTGCTCAGCGGCGCGGTGCTCACTTTTGCCCACACGCTGGGCGAGTTTGGGGTGGTGCTGCTGATTGGCGGCAGCCTGCCGGGTCGCACGCGGGTGGCTTCCATCGCTATTTATGATGAGGTCGAAAGCCAGCACTACGGCCAGGCCAACGCCTACGCGCTCACGCTGCTGGTGGTAGCTTTCGGTATTCTGACGGCGCTGTATTGGTTTAGCAAGCGCGATGCCCGCCTGTCGTAATTCGTCCGTGCTCGATTTCCACCTGACCAAAGCGTTGCACACCGCCGCCGGCCCGCGCACCCTCGACGTGGCCTTGGCCCTACCCCCCGGCGAGCTGCTGGCCGTGACCGGCCCCTCGGGCTCGGGCAAAACCACGCTGTTGCGCCTGCTCGCCGGCCTCGACCGGCCCGACGCGGGCTTCGTGCTTTTTGGGGAGCAAACGTGGTTTAATGCCGCCCGACGCCAGTGGCTACCGCCGCAGCGCCGCCCGCTGGGCTTCGTATTTCAGGACTACGCGCTGTTTCCGAACATGACGGTGCGCGAAAACCTGACTTTCGCCGCCGAAAATCAAGCTAATAAAACTCAAATTATCAGTGAGTTATTGGAATTACTGGAACTGACCGAATTGGCCGAGCGCCGGCCGGCGCTGCTTTCGGGCGGGCAGCAGCAGCGGGTAGCGCTGGCCCGCGCCCTGGCCCGCCGCCCGCGCCTGCTGCTGCTCGACGAGCCTCTTTCAGCCCTCGACCTGCCCACCCGCCAGCGCCTCCAGCAGGTACTGGCCGAGGTGCACCAGCGCTTTGAGCTGACGACTATCCTCGTGAGCCACGACCCGGCCGAAATTGCGCAGCTCGCCCACCGCGTGCTCACCCTGGACCTGGGCCAGGTGCAAGGGGTAGGGCCGCCCGCCGCGCCGCCTACCCCCGCCACGGTGACTGGCCGCGTGCTGGCCGTGCTGCCCGGCGGTCGCCTGCGGGTGCAGCTGCCGGGCGGTGCCGAGGTCGAGGTGAGCGGGACGGCCGGGGTAGGCGAGGAAATCACCCTGGCGGTGGTGGTAGTGCGCCCGTCGTGAGCCCGCCAGGGGGAATTATTTTGGGCGCGGGCTCGTAGCTCTTGTGCCTTCTTCTGGTGAAGTACCTTTGCCTAAACCCCAGTCCTACCCCCGCCCATGTCCTCCATTGCCGACGTTCTCAGCCCCGAAGTCAAAGCTCACACTGCTCAGCAAGGCAGCACCAATGCCAACGGCTTCACCGATTATTTTGACCTCGACGGCCTGCTGACCGAGGAAAATATCCTCGTGCGGCAGAGCATCCGCGATTTTGTCAAGAAGGAAATCTCGCCCAACATCGAGCAGTGGGCGCAGCAGGCGCATTTTCCCTCCGAAATCGTGCGTAAGTTTGGCGAGGTGGGCGCGTTTGGCCCCACCATCCCGGCCGAGTACGGCGGCGGCGGCCTCGACTACATCAGCTACGGCCTGATTATGCAGGAGATTGAGCGCGGCGACTCCGGGATGCGCTCCACGGCTTCGGTGCAGGGCTCGCTGGTGATGTTCCCCATCTACGCCTACGGCTCCGAGGCGCAACGCCAAAAGT
The genomic region above belongs to Hymenobacter psoromatis and contains:
- the modA gene encoding molybdate ABC transporter substrate-binding protein, translated to MLRLLLLLAMLLGGWLPAAAQTASVTAAPITIAAAADLKYALDSLVTIFNRQYSAAKVTVVYGSSGKFYEQLRHNAPFDIFFSADSDYPRRLQQAGLTAGAPRPYALGRLVLWSKKLNPSAKGMNTLLDPQVKHVAIANPAHAPYGRLAEEVLRHYKLYNQVQPKLVLGENIGQAAQYAATGAADAGLLAYALALSPELRRAGRFYLIPASAHSPLQQSFVVLKRASGNTTATAFAAFMASPAARQALKKYGFGL
- the modB gene encoding molybdate ABC transporter permease subunit, translated to MPSDYWQTLRLTLALAACTTVLLLGLGLPLAYGLARSRSRLKPLLEAVVSLPLVLPPTVIGFYLLLAFSDDTGVGRFLINQLGLSLNFTFAGILAGSLVYSLPFMVQPLQAGFQQLPRALSEAAATLGKSRLTTLWRVLLPNMRPALLSGAVLTFAHTLGEFGVVLLIGGSLPGRTRVASIAIYDEVESQHYGQANAYALTLLVVAFGILTALYWFSKRDARLS
- a CDS encoding Uma2 family endonuclease, which produces MVDKTEIYFQFGVKSCWIVMPAIRAVLVYNRPGHYAFFHADDTLRDEALGLELPLGLVFA
- a CDS encoding ATP-binding cassette domain-containing protein; amino-acid sequence: MPACRNSSVLDFHLTKALHTAAGPRTLDVALALPPGELLAVTGPSGSGKTTLLRLLAGLDRPDAGFVLFGEQTWFNAARRQWLPPQRRPLGFVFQDYALFPNMTVRENLTFAAENQANKTQIISELLELLELTELAERRPALLSGGQQQRVALARALARRPRLLLLDEPLSALDLPTRQRLQQVLAEVHQRFELTTILVSHDPAEIAQLAHRVLTLDLGQVQGVGPPAAPPTPATVTGRVLAVLPGGRLRVQLPGGAEVEVSGTAGVGEEITLAVVVVRPS